In one window of Haloterrigena salifodinae DNA:
- the argC gene encoding N-acetyl-gamma-glutamyl-phosphate reductase translates to MAVGTEAGADANAETVTATVIGGSGFTGGELLRLLAGHPNFELTEVTSRSKAGKSVGSVHPPLRGTDLRFTEPDDLESVDVLFAATPHGVSMGQIDEFFEIADTVVDLSADFRLESEEQYDEWYDGHEAPEYLEKAEYALPEINRENLKGAGLIAGGGCNATATILGLYPLFEHDILEGGEQIVVDVKVGSSEGGAGGGEASSHPERSGVVRPYAPTGHRHEAEIEQFLDTSVSFTCHAVDMIRGASATNHVFPSGPVSKGDLWQAYRACYEDEPFVRMAAGGSGVYRYPEPKSVAGTNLAEVGFELDPSNKRIVVFSAIDNMMKGSAGQAVHAANIALGLEETAGLEFTGMHPVGAP, encoded by the coding sequence ATGGCGGTCGGCACCGAGGCCGGCGCCGACGCGAACGCTGAGACCGTCACCGCGACGGTCATCGGCGGCTCCGGCTTCACGGGCGGCGAACTGCTTCGCCTGCTCGCGGGCCACCCGAACTTCGAACTCACGGAGGTCACCAGCCGCTCGAAGGCCGGCAAGAGCGTCGGCTCCGTCCACCCGCCGCTTCGCGGGACGGACCTACGTTTCACCGAACCCGACGATCTCGAGAGCGTCGACGTCCTGTTCGCGGCGACGCCCCACGGCGTCTCCATGGGTCAGATCGACGAGTTCTTCGAGATCGCCGACACCGTCGTCGACCTCTCGGCGGACTTCCGCCTCGAGAGCGAGGAACAGTACGACGAGTGGTACGACGGCCACGAGGCACCCGAATACTTAGAGAAGGCCGAGTACGCGCTCCCGGAGATCAACCGCGAGAACCTCAAGGGCGCGGGCCTGATCGCCGGCGGCGGCTGTAACGCCACTGCCACCATTCTAGGACTGTATCCGCTCTTCGAGCACGACATCCTCGAGGGCGGCGAGCAGATCGTCGTCGACGTCAAAGTCGGCTCCTCGGAAGGGGGCGCCGGCGGCGGCGAGGCATCCTCGCATCCCGAGCGCTCGGGTGTCGTCCGTCCCTACGCGCCGACGGGCCACCGCCACGAGGCCGAGATCGAGCAGTTCCTCGACACGAGCGTCTCCTTTACCTGCCACGCCGTGGACATGATCCGCGGAGCCAGCGCGACCAACCACGTCTTCCCCTCGGGACCCGTCTCGAAGGGCGACCTCTGGCAGGCCTACCGCGCGTGTTACGAGGACGAGCCGTTCGTCCGGATGGCCGCCGGCGGCTCCGGCGTGTATCGGTATCCGGAGCCCAAATCGGTCGCCGGAACGAATCTCGCCGAGGTCGGCTTCGAACTCGACCCCTCGAACAAGCGCATCGTCGTCTTCTCGGCGATCGACAACATGATGAAGGGATCCGCGGGACAGGCGGTCCACGCGGCCAACATCGCGCTCGGTCTCGAGGAGACGGCCGGACTCGAGTTTACGGGGATGCACCCCGTGGGGGCGCCGTAA
- a CDS encoding class I SAM-dependent methyltransferase has translation MSELSRTLEEYESDADAYVRKYCAESVAALYGDLFFDVLAGDRLLDVGCGPGSDVSTFDAAGYDAVGLDLTASFLRAARDRNPTAPFVRGDMRDLPFEDGAFDGVWSSASFLHVPRSDATVTLREFRRVLRPDSVVFCLVKRTPTTPDESRDRHFEYYRPDEIRALLERAAFEPVRVETEENWIRTLARVGTTEATRVAGDPERSP, from the coding sequence ATGAGCGAGCTCTCACGCACGCTCGAGGAATACGAGTCCGACGCTGACGCCTACGTTCGGAAGTACTGCGCCGAGTCCGTCGCCGCCCTGTACGGCGACCTCTTTTTCGACGTCCTCGCCGGCGATCGACTGCTGGACGTCGGTTGCGGTCCCGGGTCGGACGTCTCGACGTTCGACGCCGCCGGCTACGACGCGGTCGGACTCGACCTGACGGCTTCGTTCCTGCGAGCGGCCCGCGACCGCAACCCGACCGCGCCGTTCGTCCGGGGCGACATGCGCGACCTGCCGTTCGAGGACGGCGCCTTCGACGGCGTCTGGAGTTCCGCGTCCTTTCTGCACGTGCCCAGATCCGACGCGACCGTGACGTTGCGGGAGTTCCGTCGCGTGCTCCGTCCCGACAGCGTCGTCTTCTGTCTGGTCAAGCGCACCCCGACGACGCCCGACGAGTCACGCGACAGGCACTTCGAGTACTATCGTCCGGACGAGATCCGCGCGCTCCTCGAGAGGGCGGCGTTCGAGCCGGTGCGCGTCGAGACCGAGGAAAACTGGATCCGGACACTGGCGCGCGTCGGAACGACCGAAGCCACCCGAGTGGCCGGCGATCCGGAGCGATCACCGTGA
- the lysW gene encoding lysine biosynthesis protein LysW: protein MTECVECGAEVSLHDDLEVGEIVDCTTCGAELEVVDTEPPVLERAPELEEDWGE from the coding sequence ATGACCGAATGCGTCGAGTGTGGGGCTGAGGTGTCCCTGCACGACGATCTGGAGGTTGGAGAGATCGTTGACTGTACCACGTGCGGAGCAGAGCTGGAAGTCGTCGACACCGAGCCGCCAGTCCTCGAGCGAGCCCCGGAGCTCGAAGAGGACTGGGGTGAGTGA
- a CDS encoding ATP-dependent DNA helicase, with protein MSETTGYMRFFPYDQPYENQREAMDRIHNSLTRGQDVLFEGACGTGKTLSSLVPALEVAREQDKTVVITTNVHQQMRQFVAEARAITREEDIRAIVFKGKSSMCHIDVGYEECQALRDNTRAVVDAERDKRQLERRQRELLEESQDGDGGAADARSAVMDELEDIEERLEDLAEQNVCDYYRNNLTRDTDDFFAWLFEDVRTPEEIYEYAEREGFCGYELLKEGIEGVDLVVCNYHHLLDSMIREQFFRWLGRDPEDVIAVFDEAHNVEDAAREHATRTCSERTFDSALDELADADDPRSEDAANVLSAFHRALVETYEDSFGFGERERLDENWEDVPIANEDRKDDLTLEFLQRYSGQGIEDDLEAAMKLGQELDEQYEEAYREGETATRTECQTLQAAAFVSAWMNEGSKEGLYPVVSVTRDAGTDEIYGRAELYTCLPRQVTGQLFEEVYGTILMSATLQPFDVTEDVLGLEDPVTMAYGLQFPEEHRRTYAVETPPLFSSDRDDPAVQTAVTDTIHDAVRMTPGNTLAFFPNYSEASRYAERLKGRTEKTVYLDEPGTAVEELRQQFVAEDGAVLCTSLWGTLAEGVSFDGDDAHTVLVVGVPYPHLDDRAEAVQEAYDAAFDGTETGWRYAVEIPTVRKTRQALGRVIRSPEDVGVRALLDRRYSRSAKSDLGRYSVNGTFPHEEREELIDIDPEKLKFSMLNFYGDHDAYDGETPAP; from the coding sequence GTGTCCGAGACAACCGGGTACATGCGCTTTTTCCCGTACGACCAGCCGTACGAGAACCAGCGCGAGGCGATGGACCGCATCCACAATTCGCTGACCCGCGGCCAGGACGTCCTCTTCGAGGGAGCCTGTGGGACCGGGAAGACCCTCTCGTCGCTGGTCCCTGCCCTCGAGGTGGCCCGCGAGCAGGACAAGACGGTCGTCATCACGACCAACGTCCACCAGCAGATGCGCCAGTTCGTCGCCGAAGCCCGCGCGATCACCCGCGAGGAGGACATTCGGGCGATCGTCTTCAAGGGGAAATCCTCCATGTGTCACATCGACGTCGGCTACGAAGAGTGCCAGGCCCTGCGGGACAACACCCGCGCCGTCGTCGACGCCGAACGCGACAAGCGACAGCTCGAGCGCCGCCAGCGCGAACTACTGGAGGAGAGCCAGGACGGCGACGGCGGCGCAGCCGACGCCCGCTCGGCGGTGATGGACGAACTCGAGGACATCGAGGAGCGACTCGAGGACTTAGCAGAGCAGAACGTCTGCGACTACTACCGGAATAATCTCACCCGGGATACGGACGACTTCTTCGCGTGGCTCTTCGAGGACGTCCGGACGCCGGAGGAGATCTACGAGTACGCCGAGCGGGAGGGCTTTTGCGGCTACGAACTGCTGAAGGAGGGGATCGAGGGCGTCGACCTGGTCGTCTGTAACTACCACCACCTGCTGGACTCGATGATCCGCGAGCAGTTCTTCCGGTGGCTCGGCCGGGATCCGGAGGACGTCATCGCCGTCTTCGACGAGGCCCACAACGTCGAGGACGCGGCCCGCGAACACGCCACCCGGACCTGCTCCGAGCGGACCTTCGACTCCGCGCTCGACGAGTTGGCTGACGCCGACGACCCGCGCTCTGAGGACGCCGCCAACGTCCTCTCGGCCTTTCATCGCGCGCTCGTCGAGACCTACGAGGACTCCTTCGGCTTCGGCGAGCGCGAGCGGCTCGATGAGAACTGGGAGGACGTCCCCATCGCCAACGAGGACCGGAAGGACGACCTCACGCTCGAGTTCCTCCAACGCTACTCAGGCCAAGGGATCGAGGACGACTTGGAGGCCGCGATGAAGCTCGGCCAGGAGTTAGACGAGCAGTACGAGGAGGCCTACCGGGAAGGCGAGACCGCCACGCGGACCGAGTGTCAGACCCTGCAGGCCGCTGCGTTCGTCAGCGCCTGGATGAACGAGGGGAGCAAGGAGGGGCTCTACCCCGTCGTCTCCGTCACTCGAGACGCAGGTACCGACGAGATCTACGGCCGCGCGGAACTGTATACCTGTCTCCCCCGCCAAGTTACGGGCCAACTGTTCGAGGAGGTGTACGGGACGATCCTGATGAGCGCGACGCTGCAGCCCTTCGACGTCACCGAGGACGTGCTCGGCCTCGAGGACCCCGTCACCATGGCCTACGGGCTCCAGTTCCCCGAGGAGCATCGGCGCACCTACGCCGTCGAGACGCCGCCGCTGTTCTCGTCGGACCGGGACGATCCCGCGGTCCAGACGGCGGTGACCGACACGATCCACGACGCCGTCCGGATGACGCCGGGGAACACGCTCGCCTTCTTCCCCAATTACAGCGAGGCGAGTCGCTACGCCGAGCGACTCAAGGGGCGAACCGAAAAGACGGTCTATCTGGACGAGCCCGGAACCGCCGTCGAGGAGTTACGCCAGCAGTTCGTCGCGGAGGACGGCGCCGTGCTCTGTACCTCGTTGTGGGGAACGCTGGCGGAGGGCGTCAGTTTCGACGGCGACGACGCCCACACGGTGCTGGTCGTCGGCGTTCCGTACCCCCACCTCGACGACCGCGCCGAGGCGGTTCAGGAGGCCTACGACGCGGCGTTCGACGGGACCGAGACGGGCTGGCGCTACGCCGTCGAGATCCCGACGGTTCGCAAGACCAGACAGGCGCTCGGTCGGGTCATCCGCTCGCCGGAGGACGTCGGCGTCCGGGCCCTGCTCGATCGGCGCTACTCGCGGTCGGCGAAGTCGGACCTGGGTCGGTACAGCGTCAACGGCACCTTCCCCCACGAGGAGCGCGAGGAACTGATCGACATTGACCCCGAGAAGCTGAAGTTTTCGATGCTGAACTTCTACGGCGACCACGACGCTTACGACGGCGAGACGCCGGCGCCCTAG
- the lysX gene encoding lysine biosynthesis protein LysX: MTLQVGILYSRIRKDEKLLLNELRERDHEIEKIDVRKQTFDISEAPEEFADLDIVVDRCLATSRSLYATQFFEAYGIPVINSHETADICADKVKNSLALEKAGVPTPATKVAFTKETAMEAIEEFGYPCVLKPVVGSWGRLMAKIDSKDAAEAILEHKATLGHYEHKVFYVQEFVEKPGRDIRVLATDGEPIAGMVRSSDHWITNAAKGAETDVFEPDEEAKELVRKASDAVGGGLLGIDLMETEDGYTVHEVNHTVEFKALDGAVETDVAGTVVDWLEEKAETETEDELEVSA, from the coding sequence GTGACCTTGCAAGTAGGAATACTCTATTCCCGGATCCGCAAGGACGAGAAGCTCCTCCTGAACGAGCTTCGCGAACGTGACCACGAAATCGAGAAGATCGACGTCCGCAAGCAGACCTTCGACATCAGCGAGGCGCCCGAGGAGTTCGCGGACCTCGACATCGTCGTCGACCGCTGTCTCGCCACGAGCCGGAGCCTGTACGCCACGCAGTTCTTCGAGGCGTACGGTATCCCCGTGATTAACAGCCACGAGACCGCGGACATCTGCGCCGATAAGGTGAAAAACAGCCTCGCGCTCGAGAAGGCGGGCGTGCCCACGCCCGCGACGAAGGTCGCGTTCACCAAGGAGACCGCGATGGAGGCTATCGAGGAGTTCGGTTACCCCTGCGTCCTCAAACCCGTCGTGGGCTCGTGGGGACGCCTGATGGCCAAGATCGACTCGAAGGACGCCGCGGAAGCGATCTTAGAGCACAAGGCGACGCTGGGCCACTACGAGCACAAGGTGTTCTACGTCCAGGAGTTCGTCGAGAAACCCGGACGGGACATCCGCGTGCTCGCGACCGACGGCGAACCCATCGCCGGCATGGTCCGATCCTCCGACCACTGGATCACCAACGCCGCGAAGGGCGCCGAAACGGACGTCTTCGAGCCCGACGAGGAGGCGAAAGAACTCGTCCGGAAGGCCAGCGACGCCGTCGGCGGCGGCCTGCTGGGCATCGACCTGATGGAGACCGAGGACGGCTACACCGTCCACGAGGTCAACCACACGGTCGAGTTCAAGGCCCTCGACGGCGCCGTCGAGACCGACGTCGCCGGCACCGTCGTCGACTGGCTCGAGGAGAAGGCGGAAACTGAGACCGAGGACGAACTCGAGGTGAGCGCCTGA
- the argH gene encoding argininosuccinate lyase: MPEESARDGEFAADGGSSRDDEGVVRRDRFSGGPARSFLSSLAADERIFEADLEVDRAHTVMLAEQGIVEDDVAGQILTALDAIEVDGHGSLPDGEDVHEAIETAVIERIGAEGGKMHTARSRNDEVAACIRYRLREDVLEAVETTLALRESLVAVAEAYAETIMPGYTHLQPAQPTTVAHWALAYEGAVGRDTARLLEAYDRINESPLGGAAFAGTTFDIDRERTAELLGFDGVVENSMDASSSRDFLLEVTQALSTHATTLSGLAEDIVIFANRGFVDLSDDYSSTSSIMPQKKNPDTLELIRAVAGDAAGGVQGLTTTLKGLPRAYNRDLQRATTYAWETVDAVTEASEVAAGAVATADWNEETLAAEAGEGFSTATGVADLLAANGLPFRTAHEMVAHAAENSAERSSADSHAAKPRDNGADYDALEAAAREVLGEPLESLVDPDAVEEALDPAASVASRDSQGGPAPEAVADQLELARESQSDNRAALEELDAALEAAHETLREEVNGYV, encoded by the coding sequence ATGCCTGAGGAGAGCGCTCGCGACGGCGAGTTTGCGGCCGACGGAGGATCCAGCCGCGACGACGAGGGCGTCGTCCGACGAGATCGCTTCAGCGGCGGCCCCGCCCGGAGCTTCCTCTCCTCGCTCGCAGCCGACGAACGGATCTTCGAGGCCGACCTCGAGGTCGACCGCGCGCACACGGTGATGCTCGCCGAACAGGGGATCGTCGAGGACGACGTGGCCGGGCAGATTCTGACCGCGCTGGACGCCATCGAGGTCGACGGCCACGGCTCCCTGCCCGACGGCGAGGACGTCCACGAGGCCATCGAAACGGCCGTCATCGAGCGCATCGGCGCCGAGGGCGGCAAGATGCACACCGCGCGCTCGCGAAACGACGAGGTCGCGGCCTGCATCCGGTATCGCCTGCGCGAGGACGTCCTCGAGGCCGTCGAGACGACGCTGGCGCTGCGCGAGTCGCTGGTCGCGGTCGCCGAGGCCTACGCGGAGACGATCATGCCCGGCTACACCCACCTCCAACCCGCCCAGCCGACCACCGTTGCCCACTGGGCGCTGGCCTACGAGGGCGCGGTGGGTCGCGACACGGCGCGGCTCCTCGAGGCCTACGATCGGATCAACGAGTCGCCGCTGGGCGGCGCCGCGTTCGCGGGAACGACGTTCGATATCGACCGCGAGCGCACCGCGGAACTGCTCGGTTTCGACGGCGTGGTAGAGAACTCGATGGACGCCTCCTCGAGCCGGGACTTCCTGCTCGAGGTGACGCAGGCGCTGTCGACGCACGCGACGACGCTGTCGGGGCTCGCCGAAGACATCGTCATCTTCGCGAACCGCGGCTTCGTCGACCTCTCGGACGACTACTCCTCGACGTCGTCGATCATGCCCCAGAAGAAGAATCCCGACACGCTGGAACTCATCCGCGCGGTCGCGGGCGACGCGGCCGGCGGGGTGCAGGGGCTGACGACGACGCTCAAGGGACTGCCGCGCGCGTACAACCGCGACCTCCAGCGGGCGACGACCTACGCCTGGGAGACCGTCGACGCCGTGACGGAGGCCAGCGAGGTCGCCGCCGGCGCGGTCGCGACCGCCGACTGGAACGAGGAGACGCTGGCCGCCGAGGCCGGCGAGGGGTTCTCGACGGCGACCGGCGTCGCCGACCTCCTGGCCGCGAACGGCCTCCCGTTCCGGACGGCCCACGAGATGGTGGCCCACGCGGCGGAGAATAGCGCGGAACGCAGTTCCGCGGACAGTCACGCGGCGAAGCCGCGCGACAACGGGGCCGATTACGACGCCCTCGAGGCCGCCGCCCGGGAGGTCCTGGGCGAACCCCTCGAGTCGCTGGTCGACCCCGACGCCGTCGAGGAGGCCCTCGATCCCGCCGCGAGCGTCGCGAGCCGCGACTCGCAGGGCGGCCCCGCCCCCGAGGCGGTCGCCGACCAACTCGAACTCGCTCGCGAGTCGCAGTCGGACAACCGCGCAGCCCTCGAGGAACTGGACGCGGCGCTCGAGGCGGCCCACGAGACACTCCGCGAGGAGGTGAACGGCTATGTCTGA
- a CDS encoding cation diffusion facilitator family transporter translates to MASSTSVVLAALFANGAIAILKFAGFTLTGSPAMLSETYHSISDTGNQIFLLIGIKYGAQEANRSHPFGHGKAQFFYSLLVSVMLFGIAGWESARHGYNALTHGGVHRASGDVMLLGRSFDPIFVNYAVLLGAIAFESYALWKAYQGISRQMDEHGWTSLREAFRKTSDVTTLTALTEDSIALSGAGIALFGIYLTRTTGNPMYDAGAALIIGIMLMGFAVALAWENKRLILGESLPKADEDELRRIVADWDGVTELVDLRTVYFGAEELLLTADVAFDPDLDADEIDERITALERALMDHDDQVQKVYIEPET, encoded by the coding sequence ATGGCCAGTAGCACCTCCGTCGTCCTCGCCGCACTGTTCGCGAACGGCGCGATCGCGATCCTAAAGTTCGCCGGCTTCACGTTGACCGGGAGTCCCGCGATGCTGTCGGAGACGTACCACTCGATCTCGGACACCGGCAACCAGATCTTCCTACTGATCGGCATCAAGTACGGCGCACAGGAGGCAAACCGGAGCCACCCCTTCGGCCACGGGAAGGCGCAGTTCTTCTACAGCCTCCTCGTCAGCGTCATGCTGTTCGGCATCGCCGGCTGGGAAAGCGCCCGCCACGGCTACAACGCGCTGACCCACGGCGGCGTCCACCGCGCCAGCGGAGACGTCATGCTGCTGGGGCGGTCGTTCGATCCGATCTTCGTCAACTACGCGGTGTTGCTCGGAGCGATCGCGTTCGAGTCCTACGCGCTCTGGAAGGCCTACCAGGGAATTAGCCGCCAGATGGACGAGCACGGGTGGACGAGCCTCCGCGAGGCGTTTCGGAAGACCAGCGACGTGACGACCCTGACCGCGCTCACCGAAGACTCCATCGCCCTCTCGGGTGCGGGAATCGCCCTCTTCGGGATATACCTCACTCGGACCACCGGAAACCCGATGTACGACGCCGGCGCCGCCCTCATTATCGGGATTATGCTCATGGGCTTCGCCGTCGCGCTCGCCTGGGAGAACAAGCGACTCATCCTCGGCGAGAGCCTGCCGAAAGCGGACGAGGACGAACTCAGACGAATCGTCGCCGACTGGGACGGCGTCACCGAACTCGTCGACCTCCGAACCGTCTACTTCGGGGCCGAGGAACTGCTGCTCACGGCCGACGTCGCGTTCGATCCGGACCTCGACGCCGACGAAATCGACGAGCGCATTACGGCGCTGGAACGCGCGCTGATGGATCACGACGACCAAGTGCAGAAGGTCTACATCGAGCCGGAAACCTAA
- a CDS encoding DUF7554 family protein has product MHDSRGELEVETLLKIVLALLAVFLAFQILQMAIGSIASLLGPFFVLVQLGVAVVIVLWLLERI; this is encoded by the coding sequence ATGCACGACTCGCGCGGCGAACTCGAGGTCGAGACCCTCCTAAAGATCGTCCTCGCACTACTCGCCGTCTTTCTGGCGTTTCAGATCCTGCAGATGGCTATCGGCAGTATCGCGAGCCTGCTCGGCCCGTTCTTCGTCCTCGTCCAGTTGGGCGTCGCCGTCGTCATCGTCCTCTGGCTCCTCGAGCGAATCTGA
- a CDS encoding argininosuccinate synthase, with the protein MTRVALAFSGGLDTTVCVPLLEEEYGYDDVIGVTVDVGQPASEFEEAEETADALGLEHYVVDAKEEFADLCLEGVRANATYQGYPLGTALARPVIAEAILEVAEEQDCTGIAHGCTGKGNDQLRFEAVWRDSDLEVIAPVRELGLTREWEQEYAAEKDLPVEGGSGGDWSIDTNLWSRSVEGDELEDPNYVPPEDIYAWTQAPTGETQEIEIEFEEGYPVAVDGVEYDPVDLIEHLNGVAGAYGVGRTDTMEDRMLGLKVRENYEHPAATTLLNAHEALEGLVLTQEERQFKQQIDQQWAQKGYEGLIDAPLVDALEGFIAESQKRVTGTVTIRFEGGQARAVARDSKFAAYSAEHASFDTETVGKIKQEDATGVAKYHGFQRRLANEAIAANAEDVEKPELATDGSGSDEDEE; encoded by the coding sequence ATGACCCGCGTGGCACTTGCGTTCTCGGGCGGCCTGGACACGACTGTCTGTGTCCCGTTGCTCGAGGAAGAGTACGGATACGACGACGTTATCGGCGTCACGGTTGACGTCGGCCAGCCGGCTTCCGAGTTCGAGGAAGCCGAAGAAACCGCCGACGCGCTCGGCTTAGAGCACTACGTCGTCGACGCGAAAGAAGAGTTCGCCGACCTCTGTCTCGAGGGCGTTCGCGCGAACGCGACCTACCAGGGCTACCCGCTGGGGACGGCCCTGGCTCGCCCGGTGATCGCCGAAGCGATCCTCGAGGTCGCCGAAGAACAAGACTGTACCGGCATCGCCCACGGCTGTACCGGCAAGGGTAACGACCAGCTCCGCTTCGAAGCGGTCTGGCGCGACTCCGACCTCGAGGTCATCGCCCCCGTGCGCGAGCTCGGCCTGACCCGCGAGTGGGAACAGGAGTACGCCGCGGAGAAGGACCTGCCCGTCGAGGGCGGCAGCGGCGGCGACTGGTCGATCGACACCAACCTCTGGAGCCGCTCCGTCGAGGGTGACGAGCTCGAGGATCCCAACTACGTCCCGCCGGAGGACATCTACGCCTGGACCCAGGCGCCGACGGGCGAGACCCAGGAGATCGAGATCGAGTTCGAGGAGGGCTACCCCGTCGCCGTCGACGGCGTCGAGTACGATCCCGTCGACCTCATCGAGCACTTAAACGGCGTGGCCGGGGCCTACGGCGTCGGCCGCACAGACACGATGGAAGACCGCATGCTCGGCCTGAAGGTTCGCGAGAACTACGAGCACCCGGCGGCGACGACGCTGCTCAACGCCCACGAGGCGCTGGAAGGACTCGTGCTCACCCAGGAGGAGCGCCAGTTCAAGCAGCAGATCGACCAGCAGTGGGCCCAGAAGGGCTACGAGGGCCTGATCGACGCGCCGCTCGTAGACGCGCTTGAAGGCTTCATCGCGGAGTCCCAGAAGCGCGTCACCGGAACCGTCACGATCCGCTTCGAGGGCGGCCAGGCCCGCGCGGTCGCACGCGACAGCAAGTTCGCGGCCTACTCCGCCGAGCACGCTTCCTTCGACACCGAGACCGTCGGCAAGATCAAGCAGGAGGACGCCACCGGCGTCGCGAAGTACCACGGCTTCCAGCGCCGCCTCGCCAACGAGGCGATCGCGGCCAACGCCGAGGACGTCGAGAAGCCGGAACTCGCAACCGACGGCAGCGGCAGTGACGAGGACGAGGAATAA
- a CDS encoding helix-turn-helix transcriptional regulator, with the protein MDLREQGRWALFWVLVGIGCMLVATVAVPIGAAADAGAQGAALQDEASASDRLDAADEIHIDVFVHENGSATFVVDYRFENQSDGEWGELSSDVQSNQEVYADSQEARWNEILREGENATDRDMAIENVTVSTDNSSVPREMGHVVVTFEWDSFAYPQLTQIEAGSALADLSLPSGTWLQVYAPEGYTIDEVSPEPEGSDGSVTGGTEDSERESVRWGDSGDPFSSTPPTIVMIEESNETDPASETDPGTDGPAPWLLVLGALALLATVGAAGWWLRGDQTGDRTASATNGGSTTNENAAVPEAETPPPELLSNEERVLQLLEERGGRIKQQEVVSELDWTEAKTSQVVSGLREDGEIEVFRIGRENVLALPDGEDEE; encoded by the coding sequence ATGGACCTGAGAGAGCAGGGGCGCTGGGCCCTGTTCTGGGTGCTCGTGGGAATCGGGTGCATGCTCGTGGCGACCGTTGCGGTTCCGATCGGTGCGGCCGCCGACGCTGGAGCACAGGGGGCAGCCCTGCAGGACGAGGCCAGCGCGAGCGACCGCCTCGACGCGGCCGACGAGATACACATCGACGTCTTCGTTCACGAAAACGGGTCGGCGACGTTCGTCGTCGACTACCGGTTCGAGAACCAGAGCGACGGGGAGTGGGGAGAACTCAGTAGCGACGTCCAGTCGAATCAGGAGGTGTACGCCGACAGCCAGGAAGCTCGATGGAACGAGATCCTTCGCGAAGGGGAGAACGCGACCGACCGGGACATGGCGATCGAGAACGTCACCGTCTCGACGGACAACAGTTCCGTACCGCGGGAGATGGGCCACGTCGTGGTGACCTTCGAGTGGGACTCGTTTGCCTACCCGCAACTGACTCAAATCGAGGCGGGTTCGGCGCTCGCCGACCTCTCCCTGCCCAGCGGAACCTGGTTGCAGGTGTACGCGCCCGAAGGGTATACCATCGACGAGGTGAGCCCCGAACCCGAAGGGAGCGACGGATCGGTAACCGGCGGCACCGAGGACAGCGAACGGGAGTCGGTTCGATGGGGCGACTCCGGCGATCCGTTCTCGTCGACGCCGCCGACCATCGTGATGATCGAGGAGAGCAACGAGACCGACCCGGCGTCCGAAACCGATCCCGGAACCGACGGGCCGGCGCCGTGGTTGCTCGTGCTCGGCGCCCTCGCCCTGCTCGCGACCGTCGGCGCGGCCGGCTGGTGGCTCAGGGGCGATCAAACCGGTGACCGGACCGCTAGCGCGACGAATGGCGGGTCGACGACGAACGAGAACGCAGCCGTACCCGAGGCGGAGACACCGCCCCCAGAACTGCTCAGCAACGAGGAACGGGTCCTGCAGTTGCTCGAGGAGCGGGGCGGCCGGATCAAACAGCAGGAAGTCGTCTCGGAACTGGACTGGACCGAGGCGAAGACGAGTCAGGTCGTCAGCGGATTGCGCGAGGACGGGGAGATCGAAGTCTTCCGGATCGGTCGGGAGAACGTTCTGGCGTTGCCCGACGGGGAAGACGAAGAGTAG
- a CDS encoding 2'-5' RNA ligase family protein: protein MYSVNVPVPGRVRRLADELYPELVGFDSVREDHSCLLKRLGEADHVAQLQHRAHRALEGAPAVEAQITGIDYFEDPPLGTAPVVYLAVESPGLESIHADLTDAFETVEGLEGGDYVPHVTLARGGDLEAAKRVADREIEPIQWTVSELEFWDGTYKLPVSRVSLPA, encoded by the coding sequence GTGTACAGCGTCAACGTTCCGGTTCCCGGACGCGTCCGCCGGCTCGCCGACGAGCTCTACCCCGAACTCGTCGGCTTCGACAGCGTCCGCGAGGACCACTCGTGTCTGCTCAAACGCCTCGGCGAGGCCGACCACGTCGCCCAGTTGCAACACCGCGCCCACCGCGCGCTCGAGGGCGCGCCCGCCGTCGAGGCTCAGATTACGGGCATCGACTACTTCGAGGACCCGCCGCTCGGGACCGCCCCCGTCGTCTACCTCGCCGTCGAGAGCCCCGGCCTCGAGTCGATCCACGCCGATCTGACCGACGCCTTCGAGACCGTCGAGGGGCTCGAGGGCGGCGATTACGTCCCCCACGTCACGCTGGCCCGCGGCGGCGACCTCGAGGCCGCAAAGCGCGTGGCCGACCGCGAGATCGAGCCGATTCAGTGGACGGTCAGCGAACTCGAGTTCTGGGACGGCACCTACAAGCTTCCAGTGAGCCGCGTCTCGCTGCCCGCGTAA